In the Moraxella osloensis genome, GTAACGGTTGATAAATATAATTTGTATTTTTTGCACCAAGTTTTAGCCACCTCAATCAAATCACTTGGGTCACCTTCAAGCAGCTCAAATTCAATTTCATGAATATCCGATTGGGTTAACCCAGGATTATTGGCGGGTTTTTGTGAGTTTAGGTGACCTATGCCAACCTTGCCGATATCATAAGCGATTTCGATGCGGCTGTTATTTTTCTTAATTTGGCGAGAGGTGCGCTGGACATCGGTAAAATATTGCACGGTTAAGGCTTGAGGGAGCTCATCAAGCGGCATGATGCTAGTCAGCTCTGCTACGACTGCCTGCTCTGTAATCAGTGAAATATCAGGCACAAGGCTACTAACATCAAGGGTATCTGGCGTACCCGTCAGGCTTAGCACGGTATTGAGCTCAACGCGTTTGGCAACGCCATCACCGGCTGTTTTGAGGGTTTGTACCCATTGGCTGTCTTCAAAGCGGATACGCAGGGCAATGCCTTTTTTGGCAAGGTCTTGATTGGGGGTATCAAAGTAATACGCAGATAGGCGCTTTTGCTGTGCAGTTTTGGTGTCGATGTTTTTTCTTAAGACGTTTTGTTGATAGCTTGGGACAGCAAACTTGAGTTCTAGTTCGTGCATGATGGTGTCGATTAACCTATATAGCTAACGGATAAAACACCATCATAGCACAACTTTGCTTTTTAAAAATAACCACTTGGCTCATTTGTTAGCGGTAAAATTTTAAAGCATTTACATAACGCCCTATGATAAGTGATGACCCGTTATGCAATCACATCCAAACCTTCTTCTTTGAGCGATGTAAAGTCAGGTATTGATATAAAAAAAATCCATTTTAAGCTATCATAACCACAAAATTTTGATGAATTTTGTAATAAATATTTACACTGCCACTCGATTAAATAGGTTTTTTAATAAATGTCAAACGCTACCGCTGACCAAACATCGTCTTCCCAACTCACCAAAAACCCAAGCAAAAAAATCAAACCCACCGCGCGGGTGCGTAAACGTTTGCAAGACGCCCCACCCGTTACCCTCACAGTGACCAATCTTGCCCATGACGGACGGGGCGTGGCAAGTTACGGTGACCAACCCGACCATCACCTCGATAAACATGGCAAAAAAGTATTCGTCAGCTTTGCGCTGCCCAACGAGACCGTGAGCGTCAAAATCACAGGCTCACGTAAAAGCATGGAAGAAGGTGACGCGCTTGCAGTGTTGGCAAACCCAAACCCTGAACGCACCACCCCGCCTTGCCCGCATTTTGGGGTGTGTGGTGGCTGTAGCTTACAGCACTGGCAACCCGATGGGCAGATTCAATTTAAGCAATCGGTACTGGCAGAGCTGCTCGAGCACCAAGCCCATATCCAGCCTGAACACTGGCTCCCCCCATTGGTGGCTGACCGTTTGGGCTATCGCACCAAGGCACGTATGGGGGTGCGCTATGTCGAGAAAAAAGGCACGGCATTGGTCGGTTTTCGTGAGCGCGCCAGCAATTTTTTGGCAAATTTAAATGAATGCCATGTGCTTGACCCGCGTGTCGGCTTTGAGATTGAGAACTTAAAAGCGCTCATCAGTTCGCTTGACGCCCGTGACCATATTCCACAGCTTGAGTTAGCGATGGGTGAAACGCTTGATGATGTGGCAGACAGTAAAAAATCAATTGCCGTTATTGTCCGTCACATGGTGGATTTAGGTGAGGATGATATCGCAAAACTGCAAGCTTTTTTTGCCGAGCGTAACTGGCAGTTATTGTTACAGCCCAAAGGTAGCGACACGGTACATCGTATTGACCCATTGTATGAAAATACTGCCCATGCGCGCCCATCAAGTTTGACTGTGCCACCGACGGGCGGTTTGTTTTATCGCTTGCCAGAGTTTGATGTCACCTTTGAATTCTCACCACTGGATTTTACCCAAGTCAATTTGTCAGTCAATCGTAAAATGACCAAGCTGGCGATTGATTTGTTAGCGTTGCAGCCAGGCGAGCGAGTGCTTGATTTGTTTTGCGGTTTGGGCAATTTTAGTCTGCCACTGGCGCGTCAAGTGGGTGAAACCGGCTTTGTGATTGGGGTGGAAGGCAGCAGTGAGATGACACAGCGTGCCAAAATGAATGCCACCGCCAACGGCTTGCACCATACCGACTTTTTTGCCCAAGATTTGACCAAAGATTTCTCGAGTGAGCCTTGGGTTGGGCAAGTCGATGCACTGCTGATTGACCCACCGCGCTCAGGCGCCTTAGAAGTGATGCAGTATCTGGATAAATTCAATGCCAAACGCATCGTGTATGTGTCGTGCAATCCGATTACGCTTGCCCGCGATACCGCCGTGCTGCTTGAAAAAGGCTACAAGCTCACCCATGCGGGCGTGATGGATATGTTCTGCCACACAGGACATGTGGAAAGTATTGCACGCTTTGAGAAACGCTAAAATTTGGCTTTATTCATACAATTTAAATAGCGTACGTTGACTTTGTCGGCGTACCATTTGGTATTGTAGTCACGGCTGAGTTTTGCCCCAGAGATGACCACCTGTGGCATGATGGCAGTAGGTGCGTTTTTGCCAGTTTTCATTTTGTAAAGACTACCGATGGTGCGATAGGTTTCGGTATTTTCAAAATCTTGGCTTTTTTCTTTTGCCAAGTCCATACGCACTTGGCGCTCCGTCAGGCTAATCATGCCTTGTTGTATCATTGATATCAGCGCCTGCTCACTTTGGCTGATATTGGCACTGATTTTATTGCCTTTTTCATAAATCAATAAATCGCCATCATAGTCTATTTCGGCTTTGGATAACTCTTTTAGCATTTTTTGAAAAGCCGCATTACGGCTCGAATACATCCCTGAGTTGTAGTCAGCAAAGCGATAAATCGGGTCTTGATAATTGGCTTTGTACAGTAGCAAGCGATGGATACCATAGTACAATCCGCCATATTGGCTATATAAGTCTTTACGCAGTTCAAGGTTATTGCCACTTATACGGCGATGGTCACGCGCATAACTTACTTGCACCTGCATTGAGCCTAACGTGGTAATCGGGTCTAATTTTTCTTCGATATCCCCGCCCACCAGTTTGGTGACGCTGTTCAGCTTGCTGGCATAATATTTGCTTGAAAAATACGCAAACATCTGATGATAAATGTCGTCAAGTTCTTCTTCAGTTTTGACTTTAGCGATTTGTTTTTCAAAGCTGTTATCAGGCGTTGGCTCAGTTTTTAGCATGGTGCGAAAATATGGGGCTAGCGTTGAGCCCAATTTTTCTTCCAACTCCTCATTCATCGCTTTTAGGCTTGATTGCCCTAAATTCGCGACGGGCGGATTGGCTTTAAAATTAGACTCTTGGTCGATAATGGCGATAGCGGTACAAATATTTTGCGCGTTTTTTTCTATTTTTAGGGTATCAAATATTTGGTTGATGTCTTGTGCCCAGCTTTTGCTATCTTGTCCACGTTTGGGAATCAGTTTGGCAATTTGTTTGGCACCAATGGGCAAGTTAGCGTCGGTTTGCGTTTGAAAATAATCACACCCTGTCAATCCAAGCGATAAAGTCAGCGTTATCGCCAACATTGACAGGGTTTTACCAAAGTTCGCAAGGCTTATTGCGCGGGTCATGGTAAAATCTGACGCTACAGTAGTCGCATTTGTAACAAAATGAGATGGTAATTTCATTAAACTCACCTATACTGAACAAGATAGTTTTATCTTAATTTGGATTGAGATTCACTCAAATCGCTGATTGGGTCGTTGCCTAACACTCATTTGAGTGATACAAAAAATTTATCGACGTGTTGACTTGCAATTGTTTGCTAATAGACACATCTTAATAAAATTAACACATGAGTAAGCGTAATAAAGTTAGTGTTAAATGGCTAAACATGGGCACCCCAAAACGGTTATGATATATAAAACGGTTAAGATATATAAAGTGAGTATGGCATTTACTTTATTTTAACGTTTAACATTTATTTTAAGGCTTAACACGCCCAAAACCAACGCACTATCATAGCTAAAACGCGCTGCTATAGCGACTACTCTGTCATATTTTATTATTGCTAGCGCAGTATCAAATCAAACTTAATCACACAAAAATTCACAGGGAAAGTGAGTTGATAATTTTAAATGAACAAGGTTAGTTTTTTTGCTCTTTGAGGAAATCTGGTAAGTAAGGTGTAGAATTGACATGGTAAAAATACGAGAAAGTTTGCCGCTCTTGGATGGAAAAGACGTTGATCATGATAGTACCACGATGATTGCGAGTATCACTGCCAGCCAGCGTCATTTCACCCATACTGACTTGCCCATTCTCTCTGAGCCTGCCAGTCACATCATCGATGAGCATACCATTGATACCGAAGCTTGGCTGGCATCGATGGCAAAACGCGCCCATCTCACCGAGCTGCCTGAGCTGACCAAAGCCTGTCAACTGCTCAAAAATCAAGATTTAAGTACCGAAAGCAACCGCTCTAATGCGTTTTTGACCGGGATTGGGATTGCGGATATTTTGGGTTATCTGTACCAAGATGAAGATACACTCGTTGCTGCGATGTTATACCGTGCTGCGCGTATCCAAATTTTTACCCCCAAACAAATCCAAGCCACCTTTGGCGATGAAGTCGCAGAGCTGGTGCAAGAAACGCTAGCCCTGGGGCGACTATCGGATTTGATAGAGAACAACAAGCGCTTAGAAGACCACTTTAACAACAACCAGCGCGAGCAGTTATCGGGCATTTATAATATGCTCATCTCAATGACCAATGATGTGCGTGTGGTGCTAATCAAATTGGCTGAGCGTACTTTTGCGATGCGAGAGCTGTCGTATGCCAGTCCTGAGCGTCAGCAACGGGTCGCGCGTGAGGTCATGACAATTTACGCGCCGCTAGCGCATCGCATGGGTATTGCCCAGCTTAAATGGGAGCTTGAGGACTTATCGTTTCGTTATCTTGCGCCTGACCGCTACAAAGAAATCGCCAAATTACTCTCTGAAAAACGTAGCGAGCGCGAAACCTATATCGACCGGGTTGCCCAACAACTGCGCGAGGCGTTAGCTGCCCAAGGGATTGACGGGGAAATCACCGGTCGTGTCAAACACATCTACTCGATTTATCGTAAGATGAAACTCAAATCACTGTCGTTTGACCAGTTATATGACATCCGCGCACTGCGGGTACTGGTGCATAACAATGCCGATTGTTATCACGTATTGGGGCTGGTGCATGGTTTGTGGCGCTATATTCCCGAACAGTTTGATGACTATATCACCAACCCAAAAACCAATGGCTATCGCTCGCTACATACCGCGGTGATTGCTGAGAACAAATCGCTGGAAGTACAAATTCGTACCTTTGACATGCACTATGAAGCTGAACTTGGCATGTGTGCACACGTCAACTACAAAGAAGGTACCAAAAACAAAAAAGACGACTATCTGACCAAAAAAATCAGCTCACTGCGTCAGTTATTGCTCAATCAAGAAAATGCTGACAATCATGACCCGTTAAAATTTGTATTAGATAAACATGTTGAGCATGAGCATGGCGAGCTCGATGAAGAAGAACAAGTCGTTGATTTTGGGGAATTTGAGCGGATTTATGTGTTTAGTCGTGATGGCGATATCATCGAATTGCCCAAAGGCTCAACCGTGCTTGATTTTGCCTATCATGTGCATACCCATGTCGGCAATCGCGCCCAAGCTGCTCGCGTCAACAAACGCTATGTGCCGCTGACCTATCAGCTCAAAACAGGCGAACAAGTTGAGATTATTACCAAGCAATCACGCGAGCCAAACCGTGATTGGCTAGTGGCATCGTTAGGTTATATCAATACCAGTCGCGCTCGCAGCAAACTGCGCCAATGGTTTAATAAGCAAGACCGTGATAAAAATATCGAAACAGGGAAGCACATACTAAACAAAGAATTGGCGCGCATGTCGGTACACCCTAACAGTATCGATTTAAATGATTACGTCAAATTTTTTAATGCCAAAAACAGTGATGATATTTTGGTAGGGCTAGTCAATGGCAACGTTGAATTGCATAATTTGACCGGTCATATCAGTCGTCATCTAGATTTAGAACCCGAAGTCACTGATACTGAGCTTATCCCCAGTATTCACCCCAAAGCCACAGGCAAGCTAGATGCGTATAAAATCGAAGTCGATGGCTTGGATAACATTGCTATTCACTTGGCAAATTGCTGCTCGCCTGTGCAAGGTGAGTCAATTGCGGGTTATATCACCCAGTCCAATGGCGTATCCGTCCACCGCAGTGATTGCGTCGAATACGAGCGACTGGTGGAGCGTGAGCCTGAACGCGCCATTAGTGCCGCTTGGTATGGCAATAAAGGCAAAAGCCAATTGGTACAAATATACCTTGAATCGTATGACAGGCGTGGCTTGCTTAAAGACCTGACCCAAATCATCGACCAAGAAAATGTCAATATCCGCCAAGTCGATACCCTAAGCGGGGATGATGATATCGCGCGGTTGAATTTTACCATAGAAGTGACGGGGCTAAGTCAGTTGTCCAAGCTTTTGGCAAAACTAGAGCAGCAACATGGTATTATCTTGGCGCGTCGTATCGTCAATAACAAGTCTTAATGCTTTAAATAGGAGTCACACGGCGTATGCCAGAATTGCCTGAAGTGCAGACGACAGCGACGAGTCTGCAACCTTTGCTCAATCAAACCGTTGAAAAAGTTAGCGTCTTTCAGCCCAAATTGCGTTGGGCGGTGCCTGATGACTTGGTAAGTTTGGTAGATTATCAACTTATCAACATTGAGCGGCGAGCCAAATATCTGATTCTCACCTTTAACGGGGGCGCGGCGCAAAAAAAACTGCTCATCCACTTGGGGATGTCGGGTAGCTTACAGCAGCATCCTGTGGGGTTTGACAAGCGTAAACACGATCATGTGATTTTGACGTTTAATAAGGGCAAAAAACTCACCCAACTGCATTATCATGACCCACGGCGGTTTGGCATGTTACTGTGGCTGGATGACTATGAAGACAAGCTGATTACCCATTTGGGTGTAGAGCCGCTCTCAGAAGACTTTAGCGCTGACTATCTGTATCACCATATCCATAATCGCAAAAAACCGATTGAGCGCCCCATCAAATCGGTGATTATGGCGCAAGAGATTGTGGTCGGTGTGGGCAATATCTATGCAACCGAAAGCCTATTTTTATCAAAAATTCATCCGTTGACCCCTGCCCATCTCATCAGCCACGAACAGCTCATCACCTTGGTCGCCCATATTCGACAAGTCCTACAAACATCGATTGAAAAAGGCGGCTCAACGTTAAAAGATTTTACCGTAGCCGATGGACAAACGGGGTATTTTCAGCAAACGTTACTGGTATATGGGCATAAAGGCGCTGATTGTCCGAGCTGTGGCACTACCATCGACAATGTCAAAATCAATCAGCGTGCCAGCACGTTCTGTCCCACTTGCCAGCCGCTGATAACCCACAAAAAAACAGTGAAAAAATCACTCAAAAAAACGCTTAGAAAATAAAGGCTCTGCATTAATGTAAAAAAACCTGCGGCAAAGACAATTTTACTTGATAATTCTTGGCAAAATTGATGTAATGTTCCTGAACTATTCAGCAACAACCTAGCAAAACTTGTTGGTGGTGTTTCAAAAAGTATGCTGGCATTAAACGAATCCATTATTGATATAAAAGAACACTAAATCAAAGGCTTTGAAATGATTTTCAAGCTTTTTGGAGAAGTTGCAGCTTCTCCTAAAGCCTCGCCTGATTCGATGCCGTAATCGACAATTATTGCCTTCTATACCCACAGTGAAAAATTTACCAATCAACTGTTTGCATTCTTTAAAGGTCGTAACAAAGCTATCCCAATGGTCACTTGATATACATGTATAGCTTACACCTAACTGCTTCAATTTTAATTTAAGTCGTTTTGCAGTGGCTAAATCTCGGTTACCCCATACATAAGCAACAATTTCACCTGTTTCTCGATGATAGGCATAAATTAGCCATTGTTTATTTTGCTTATGACCAACAAAAGTCCAAAACTCATCTACTTCAAGGGTTTCATAATGACTTTGCTGTGCTCGAAGTTGATATTTTGATTGGCTAAGTGTCCGTAGAACTTTACCGATACTTACTCTTTCAATTTCTGCTATATCCCTGACACCACTGCCTCGCACCATGAGGTGTAATATTTTGGTTTTGATACCTGAGTGACAGCCTTGATAACTGAGAGCATGATCACCAATAAATTGACGTCTGCATATTTTACATTGGTAATTTTGCTTACCATCTACTTTTGTGCCATTTTTCTTTATACTGTCACTTAGGCAGGCTGGACACTTGATTTCTAGAGTTATTCGCATTTCTCTATTTTATCAAAATCCAACCTGCTTTTTTTCAGCATACTTTTTGAAACACCACCAAGTATTTTAATACTTTTTTGAATCCGTCAATGCGTAAGTCCTATTAATTTATTTTTTTTAGGACAAACCTTAACAAAATTACAAATTTGTAATTTGGTTGTCATTTAGGTGTATATATCTAGGAATTAGTATATGAAGAAATTATTTTTTGGTCCAAGATATGATTAGATTCAATAATATATATATGAAGATTGTTTTAGTTATTTTTACTATAGTTTTTTCAACCAGTAGTTTTGCTGATGGGGGACTTCGTTTCTTAGAGAAAAATTTAGAAATAATTAACAATGAAAAAAGCAAAGGGTGTGAAGAGAATTAATTCAAAATTATAATGAAGCACATATAACTAGGAAAACTAAAAATTAGTTATTTTTAGTATGGTGTAACTAAGATTAATTAATTTTTTTAAATCGAATGATAAATATATTTATTGTTTTTAATTTATTCTTTACCATTTTCAAATTTTTAAATAATCCGAAAAGACTATTTTAAACTTTAGGGTTACATATGCTCCTATACATAGGCAGGAATAAATATGCAACTTAGTATATTTGCAACAATAGTACTGGAAAGATTCATGTAATAATGCTTAAAACTCTCTAATTAGTTAGGGAGGCATTGGAATTGGAGAAAAAAGTAAAGTGCCCACTAGCAAATGTGGTTATTGGAGGGGCTTTGTTGCACAAAGATTTCATAACTATATGATTTTAAAAGTTTTGATTATTTTTTGATCCAAAATTAAATTTAT is a window encoding:
- the rlmD gene encoding 23S rRNA (uracil(1939)-C(5))-methyltransferase RlmD, with amino-acid sequence MSNATADQTSSSQLTKNPSKKIKPTARVRKRLQDAPPVTLTVTNLAHDGRGVASYGDQPDHHLDKHGKKVFVSFALPNETVSVKITGSRKSMEEGDALAVLANPNPERTTPPCPHFGVCGGCSLQHWQPDGQIQFKQSVLAELLEHQAHIQPEHWLPPLVADRLGYRTKARMGVRYVEKKGTALVGFRERASNFLANLNECHVLDPRVGFEIENLKALISSLDARDHIPQLELAMGETLDDVADSKKSIAVIVRHMVDLGEDDIAKLQAFFAERNWQLLLQPKGSDTVHRIDPLYENTAHARPSSLTVPPTGGLFYRLPEFDVTFEFSPLDFTQVNLSVNRKMTKLAIDLLALQPGERVLDLFCGLGNFSLPLARQVGETGFVIGVEGSSEMTQRAKMNATANGLHHTDFFAQDLTKDFSSEPWVGQVDALLIDPPRSGALEVMQYLDKFNAKRIVYVSCNPITLARDTAVLLEKGYKLTHAGVMDMFCHTGHVESIARFEKR
- a CDS encoding DUF1615 family protein, encoding MTRAISLANFGKTLSMLAITLTLSLGLTGCDYFQTQTDANLPIGAKQIAKLIPKRGQDSKSWAQDINQIFDTLKIEKNAQNICTAIAIIDQESNFKANPPVANLGQSSLKAMNEELEEKLGSTLAPYFRTMLKTEPTPDNSFEKQIAKVKTEEELDDIYHQMFAYFSSKYYASKLNSVTKLVGGDIEEKLDPITTLGSMQVQVSYARDHRRISGNNLELRKDLYSQYGGLYYGIHRLLLYKANYQDPIYRFADYNSGMYSSRNAAFQKMLKELSKAEIDYDGDLLIYEKGNKISANISQSEQALISMIQQGMISLTERQVRMDLAKEKSQDFENTETYRTIGSLYKMKTGKNAPTAIMPQVVISGAKLSRDYNTKWYADKVNVRYLNCMNKAKF
- a CDS encoding RelA/SpoT family protein — translated: MIASITASQRHFTHTDLPILSEPASHIIDEHTIDTEAWLASMAKRAHLTELPELTKACQLLKNQDLSTESNRSNAFLTGIGIADILGYLYQDEDTLVAAMLYRAARIQIFTPKQIQATFGDEVAELVQETLALGRLSDLIENNKRLEDHFNNNQREQLSGIYNMLISMTNDVRVVLIKLAERTFAMRELSYASPERQQRVAREVMTIYAPLAHRMGIAQLKWELEDLSFRYLAPDRYKEIAKLLSEKRSERETYIDRVAQQLREALAAQGIDGEITGRVKHIYSIYRKMKLKSLSFDQLYDIRALRVLVHNNADCYHVLGLVHGLWRYIPEQFDDYITNPKTNGYRSLHTAVIAENKSLEVQIRTFDMHYEAELGMCAHVNYKEGTKNKKDDYLTKKISSLRQLLLNQENADNHDPLKFVLDKHVEHEHGELDEEEQVVDFGEFERIYVFSRDGDIIELPKGSTVLDFAYHVHTHVGNRAQAARVNKRYVPLTYQLKTGEQVEIITKQSREPNRDWLVASLGYINTSRARSKLRQWFNKQDRDKNIETGKHILNKELARMSVHPNSIDLNDYVKFFNAKNSDDILVGLVNGNVELHNLTGHISRHLDLEPEVTDTELIPSIHPKATGKLDAYKIEVDGLDNIAIHLANCCSPVQGESIAGYITQSNGVSVHRSDCVEYERLVEREPERAISAAWYGNKGKSQLVQIYLESYDRRGLLKDLTQIIDQENVNIRQVDTLSGDDDIARLNFTIEVTGLSQLSKLLAKLEQQHGIILARRIVNNKS
- the mutM gene encoding bifunctional DNA-formamidopyrimidine glycosylase/DNA-(apurinic or apyrimidinic site) lyase; this translates as MPELPEVQTTATSLQPLLNQTVEKVSVFQPKLRWAVPDDLVSLVDYQLINIERRAKYLILTFNGGAAQKKLLIHLGMSGSLQQHPVGFDKRKHDHVILTFNKGKKLTQLHYHDPRRFGMLLWLDDYEDKLITHLGVEPLSEDFSADYLYHHIHNRKKPIERPIKSVIMAQEIVVGVGNIYATESLFLSKIHPLTPAHLISHEQLITLVAHIRQVLQTSIEKGGSTLKDFTVADGQTGYFQQTLLVYGHKGADCPSCGTTIDNVKINQRASTFCPTCQPLITHKKTVKKSLKKTLRK
- a CDS encoding IS1 family transposase encodes the protein MRITLEIKCPACLSDSIKKNGTKVDGKQNYQCKICRRQFIGDHALSYQGCHSGIKTKILHLMVRGSGVRDIAEIERVSIGKVLRTLSQSKYQLRAQQSHYETLEVDEFWTFVGHKQNKQWLIYAYHRETGEIVAYVWGNRDLATAKRLKLKLKQLGVSYTCISSDHWDSFVTTFKECKQLIGKFFTVGIEGNNCRLRHRIRRGFRRSCNFSKKLENHFKAFDLVFFYINNGFV